The following are encoded in a window of Streptomyces sp. Go-475 genomic DNA:
- a CDS encoding bifunctional [glutamine synthetase] adenylyltransferase/[glutamine synthetase]-adenylyl-L-tyrosine phosphorylase has protein sequence MTAAPGRRSSTFTRLLRHGFTDASAAERLLDSVELAPLRDDPVLLEALGATADPDLALLGLVRLLEAQPNPGARRELLDTLIAAKPLRDRLLGVLGASTALADHLTRHPEDWQALVTYESRDLHPGVEEFEAGLAGVTDPVSLRVAYRRCLLSIAARDVCGTTGVAESAAELADLATATLRAALALAEEAAPEDAALCRLAVIAMGKCGGHELNYVSDVDVIFVGEAAEGADETKAIRAATRLASHMMRICSETTVEGSIWPVDANLRPEGRNGPLVRTLSSHLAYYQRWAKTWEFQALLKARPVAGDLDLGEEYVAAVQPLVWKAAERENFVPDVQKMRRRVVENIPAAEVDRQLKLGPGGLRDVEFAVQLLQLVHGRADTSLRSGTTLDALKALAAGGYVGRADAAQLDEAYRFLRSMEHRIQLFRLRRTHLVPEDEAELRRIGRSLGLRADPVADLHREWRRHATVVRRLHEKLFYRPLLDAVAQLATGEARLSAEAARERLVALGYDDPASALRHLEALASGVTRKAAIQRTLLPVMLGWFADSADPDAGLLNFRKVSDALGKTPWYLRLLRDEGAAAQNLARVLSAGRLAPDLLMRAPEAVALLGDGDGGGLEPRSRAHLEQEILAAVNRADGAAQAVTAARGVRRRELFRTAAVDIVGSYGTEEQPAEADQGALVDRVGAAVSDLTAATLAGTLRAVVRDGWGEDLPTRFAIIGMGRFGGHELGYGSDADVLFVHEPRDGVEEREASQAASKVVSEMRRLLQLPSADPPLLIDADLRPEGKSGPLVRTLTSYEAYYRRWSLTWESHALLRAEPVAGDEDLGRRFIELIDPLRYPAGGLADEAVREIRRLKARMESERLPRGADPKLHAKLGPGGLSDVEWTVQLLQLRHGSAEPGLRTTRTREALAAARAAGLITDEDAAILDEAWVLATRVRNAVMLVRGRAGDTFPTDSRELAAVGRYLGYGPGHAGDMLDAYRRTARRARAVVEELFYGVAER, from the coding sequence ATGACGGCGGCCCCGGGGCGCAGGAGCAGTACCTTCACGCGGCTGCTGCGGCACGGCTTCACCGACGCCTCCGCCGCCGAGCGGCTCCTGGACAGCGTCGAGCTCGCACCGCTGCGCGACGACCCGGTGCTGCTGGAGGCACTGGGCGCGACCGCCGACCCCGATCTCGCGCTGCTCGGGCTGGTCCGGCTGCTGGAGGCCCAGCCGAACCCCGGCGCCCGCCGGGAACTGCTCGACACCCTGATCGCGGCCAAGCCGCTGCGCGACCGGCTGCTCGGGGTGCTCGGCGCCTCCACCGCCCTCGCCGACCACCTCACCCGCCACCCGGAGGACTGGCAGGCCCTCGTGACGTACGAGTCGCGGGACCTGCACCCCGGGGTGGAGGAGTTCGAGGCGGGACTGGCGGGGGTCACCGACCCGGTGTCCCTGCGCGTCGCCTACCGGCGCTGCCTGCTGTCCATCGCCGCCCGGGACGTGTGCGGCACGACCGGTGTCGCCGAGTCCGCCGCCGAACTGGCCGACCTCGCCACCGCCACCCTGCGCGCCGCCCTCGCCCTGGCCGAGGAGGCCGCGCCCGAGGACGCCGCGCTGTGCCGGCTCGCGGTCATCGCGATGGGCAAGTGCGGCGGCCACGAGCTGAACTACGTCTCCGACGTGGACGTCATCTTCGTCGGGGAGGCCGCCGAGGGGGCCGACGAGACCAAGGCGATCCGGGCCGCGACCCGGCTGGCCTCGCACATGATGCGGATCTGCTCGGAGACCACGGTCGAGGGCTCCATCTGGCCCGTGGACGCCAACCTCCGCCCCGAGGGCAGGAACGGCCCGCTCGTGCGGACGCTCTCCAGCCACCTCGCCTACTACCAGCGCTGGGCCAAGACCTGGGAGTTCCAGGCGCTGCTCAAGGCCCGCCCGGTCGCCGGTGACCTCGACCTCGGCGAGGAGTACGTCGCCGCCGTCCAGCCGCTGGTGTGGAAGGCCGCCGAGCGCGAGAACTTCGTCCCCGACGTGCAGAAGATGCGCCGCCGGGTCGTGGAGAACATCCCCGCCGCCGAGGTCGACCGCCAGCTGAAGCTGGGCCCGGGCGGCCTGCGGGACGTCGAGTTCGCCGTGCAGCTGCTCCAGCTGGTGCACGGCCGCGCCGACACCTCGCTGCGCAGCGGCACCACCCTCGACGCGCTCAAGGCCCTCGCCGCCGGCGGTTACGTGGGCCGGGCCGACGCCGCCCAGCTCGACGAGGCGTACCGCTTCCTGCGCTCCATGGAGCACCGCATCCAGCTGTTCCGGCTGCGCCGCACCCACCTCGTCCCGGAGGACGAGGCCGAGCTGCGCCGCATCGGCCGCTCCCTGGGCCTGCGCGCCGACCCGGTCGCCGACCTGCACCGCGAGTGGCGCCGGCACGCCACCGTCGTACGGCGCCTGCACGAGAAGCTGTTCTACCGGCCGCTGCTCGACGCGGTCGCCCAGCTCGCCACCGGCGAGGCCCGGCTGAGCGCCGAGGCGGCCCGGGAGCGCCTGGTCGCCCTCGGCTACGACGACCCGGCCTCCGCGCTGCGCCACCTGGAGGCGCTGGCGTCCGGCGTCACCCGCAAGGCCGCCATCCAGCGCACCCTGCTGCCCGTCATGCTGGGCTGGTTCGCCGACTCGGCCGACCCGGACGCGGGCCTGCTCAACTTCCGCAAGGTGTCGGACGCGCTCGGCAAGACGCCCTGGTACCTGCGGCTGTTGCGGGACGAGGGCGCCGCCGCGCAGAACCTCGCCCGGGTGCTGTCCGCCGGCCGCCTCGCGCCGGACCTGCTGATGCGCGCGCCGGAGGCGGTGGCGCTGCTCGGCGACGGGGACGGCGGCGGGCTGGAACCCCGGTCCCGCGCCCACCTGGAGCAGGAGATACTCGCCGCCGTGAACCGGGCCGACGGAGCCGCCCAGGCGGTCACGGCCGCCCGTGGTGTGCGCCGCCGCGAACTGTTCCGTACGGCCGCCGTCGACATCGTCGGCTCCTACGGCACCGAGGAGCAGCCCGCCGAGGCCGACCAGGGCGCCCTGGTGGACCGGGTCGGGGCGGCTGTGTCGGACCTGACCGCCGCGACGCTGGCCGGCACGCTCCGCGCTGTCGTCCGGGACGGCTGGGGCGAGGACCTGCCCACCCGGTTCGCGATCATCGGCATGGGCCGGTTCGGCGGCCACGAACTGGGCTACGGCTCCGACGCGGACGTGCTGTTCGTGCACGAGCCGCGCGACGGCGTCGAGGAGCGGGAGGCGTCCCAGGCGGCCAGCAAGGTCGTCTCCGAGATGCGCCGCCTGCTCCAGCTCCCCAGTGCCGACCCGCCCCTGCTCATCGACGCCGACCTGCGCCCGGAGGGCAAGTCCGGGCCGCTCGTGCGCACACTCACGTCGTACGAGGCGTACTACCGCCGGTGGTCGCTGACGTGGGAGTCGCACGCGCTGCTGCGGGCGGAACCCGTCGCCGGGGACGAGGACCTGGGCCGCCGCTTCATCGAGCTGATCGACCCGCTGCGCTATCCGGCGGGCGGGCTCGCCGACGAGGCCGTGCGGGAGATCCGGCGGCTGAAGGCCCGGATGGAGTCCGAGCGGCTGCCGCGCGGCGCCGACCCGAAACTGCACGCCAAGCTCGGTCCGGGCGGCCTGTCCGACGTGGAGTGGACCGTCCAGCTGCTGCAACTGCGGCACGGCTCGGCGGAGCCGGGCCTGCGCACCACCCGCACCCGCGAGGCCCTGGCGGCCGCCCGCGCGGCCGGGCTCATCACGGACGAGGACGCGGCGATCCTGGACGAGGCCTGGGTCCTCGCGACCCGCGTCCGCAACGCGGTGATGCTGGTCCGCGGCCGGGCCGGGGACACGTTCCCCACGGACTCCCGTGAACTGGCCGCAGTGGGGCGTTACCTGGGCTACGGCCCGGGCCACGCCGGCGACATGCTCGACGCGTACCGGCGGACGGCCCGCCGGGCGCGGGCCGTGGTGGAGGAGCTGTTCTACGGGGTGGCCGAACGCTGA
- a CDS encoding phosphatase PAP2 family protein, protein MGDTTVTTPEGREAAIPHPVAAETGPGPLHRLRTPRRPRFWFEILLIAVSYWTYSLVRNAVPEQKAEALRNADWIWKAEQQLGIAVEQSVNHAVNSVTWLIIGMNYYYATLHFVVTLGVLVWLYRRHPGRYAATRLVLFATTAVALVGYYLYPLAPPRLMNGGDFIDTVMVHQTWGSMASGDLKHMSNQYAAMPSMHIGWSLWCGLTIFALATIPWVRVLGLLYPALTLVVIVATANHFWLDAVGGMLCLAFGFAVATVWYGSQPYALPQRVPARTRGVGRPLRPTRV, encoded by the coding sequence ATGGGTGACACGACCGTGACGACGCCGGAAGGCCGGGAAGCGGCCATTCCGCACCCCGTCGCGGCCGAGACGGGGCCGGGTCCCCTGCACCGGCTGCGCACCCCGCGCCGGCCCCGCTTCTGGTTCGAGATCCTGCTGATCGCGGTGAGTTACTGGACGTACTCGCTCGTCCGCAACGCCGTGCCCGAGCAGAAGGCCGAGGCCCTGCGCAACGCCGACTGGATCTGGAAGGCCGAGCAGCAGCTGGGCATCGCCGTCGAGCAGTCCGTCAACCACGCCGTGAACTCGGTGACTTGGCTGATCATCGGCATGAACTACTACTACGCGACGCTCCACTTCGTGGTCACGCTGGGTGTGCTCGTGTGGCTGTACCGTCGCCATCCCGGCCGTTACGCGGCCACCCGCCTGGTGCTGTTCGCGACGACCGCTGTCGCACTGGTCGGCTACTACCTGTATCCGCTGGCGCCCCCGCGGCTGATGAACGGCGGCGACTTCATCGACACGGTCATGGTCCACCAGACCTGGGGGTCGATGGCGTCCGGCGACCTGAAGCACATGTCCAACCAGTACGCGGCGATGCCGTCGATGCACATCGGCTGGTCCCTCTGGTGCGGCCTGACGATCTTCGCCCTGGCGACGATCCCCTGGGTGCGGGTGCTGGGACTGCTGTACCCGGCGCTGACGCTGGTGGTGATCGTCGCCACGGCCAATCACTTCTGGCTCGACGCGGTGGGCGGCATGCTGTGCCTGGCCTTCGGGTTCGCGGTGGCGACGGTCTGGTACGGCAGCCAGCCGTACGCACTGCCGCAGCGGGTGCCGGCGCGGACGCGCGGCGTCGGCCGGCCGCTGCGGCCGACCAGGGTCTGA
- a CDS encoding VOC family protein, with protein MDFTLEVVPLPVTDIDRARDFYRDKVGFHVDIDQEVMPGMRIVQLTPPGSGCSIALGDSIWQMTPGPTPAPGSYQGLQLCVADIKAAHAELVARGLDVSEPVQYAPDDGATFMHFRDPDGNGWAVQEYRRRATEPLHELLATLKRQQG; from the coding sequence ATGGACTTCACCCTCGAAGTCGTCCCGCTGCCCGTGACCGACATCGACCGGGCCCGGGACTTCTACCGGGACAAGGTCGGCTTCCACGTGGACATCGACCAGGAGGTCATGCCCGGCATGCGGATCGTCCAGCTGACGCCTCCCGGCTCCGGCTGCTCGATCGCCCTCGGCGACTCCATCTGGCAGATGACCCCGGGCCCCACCCCCGCCCCCGGCTCCTACCAGGGCCTGCAACTGTGCGTCGCCGACATCAAGGCGGCCCACGCGGAACTGGTCGCCCGCGGCCTCGACGTCTCGGAGCCGGTCCAGTACGCACCGGACGACGGCGCCACGTTCATGCACTTCCGGGACCCGGACGGCAACGGCTGGGCGGTCCAGGAGTACCGGCGACGGGCGACGGAGCCGCTCCACGAACTGCTGGCGACGCTGAAGCGGCAGCAGGGCTGA
- the glnA gene encoding type I glutamate--ammonia ligase: MDKQQEFVLRTLEERDIRFVRLWFTDVLGFLKSVAVAPAELEQAFDEGIGFDGSAIEGFARVYESDMIAKPDPSTFQILPWRAEAPGTARMFCDILMPDGSPSFADPRYVLKRALARASDLGFTFYTHPEIEFFLLKDRPLDGSRPTPADNSGYFDHTPTNVGMDFRRQAITMLESMGISVEFSHHEGAPGQQEIDLRYADALSTADNVMTFRLVMKQVALEQGVHATFMPKPFSEHPGSGMHTHLSLFEGDRNAFYESGSEYQLSKVGRSFIAGLLRHAAEISAVTNQWVNSYKRIWGGAERTAGAGGEAPSYICWGHNNRSALVRVPMYKPGKTGSARVEVRSLDSGANPYLAYAVLLAAGLKGIEEGYELPPGAEDDVWALSDAERRAMGIEPLPQNLGEALTLMERSDLVAETLGEHVFDFFLRNKRQEWEEYRSEVTAFELRKNLPAL; the protein is encoded by the coding sequence ATGGACAAGCAGCAGGAGTTCGTGCTCCGGACCTTGGAGGAGCGCGACATCCGGTTCGTACGCCTGTGGTTCACGGACGTGCTGGGCTTCCTCAAGTCCGTCGCCGTGGCCCCGGCCGAACTGGAACAGGCCTTCGACGAGGGCATCGGCTTCGACGGCTCCGCGATCGAGGGCTTCGCCCGGGTCTACGAGTCCGACATGATCGCCAAGCCGGACCCGTCGACCTTCCAGATCCTGCCCTGGCGCGCGGAGGCCCCGGGCACGGCGCGCATGTTCTGCGACATCCTCATGCCGGACGGCTCCCCGTCCTTCGCCGACCCGCGCTACGTGCTCAAGCGCGCCCTGGCCCGCGCCTCCGACCTGGGGTTCACGTTCTACACGCACCCGGAGATCGAGTTCTTCCTGCTGAAGGACCGCCCGCTGGACGGCTCCCGCCCGACCCCGGCCGACAACTCCGGCTACTTCGACCACACCCCGACCAACGTCGGCATGGACTTCCGCCGCCAGGCGATCACGATGCTGGAGTCGATGGGCATCTCGGTCGAGTTCTCCCACCACGAGGGCGCGCCCGGCCAGCAGGAGATCGACCTGCGCTACGCCGACGCGCTCTCCACGGCCGACAACGTCATGACGTTCCGCCTGGTCATGAAGCAGGTGGCGCTGGAGCAGGGCGTGCACGCGACGTTCATGCCGAAGCCGTTCTCCGAACACCCGGGCAGCGGCATGCACACGCACCTGTCCCTCTTCGAGGGCGACCGCAACGCCTTCTACGAGTCCGGCTCGGAGTACCAGCTGTCCAAGGTGGGCCGCTCCTTCATCGCGGGCCTGCTGCGGCACGCGGCGGAGATCTCCGCCGTCACCAACCAGTGGGTCAACTCCTACAAGCGCATCTGGGGCGGCGCGGAGCGCACGGCGGGCGCGGGCGGCGAGGCGCCGTCGTACATCTGCTGGGGCCACAACAACCGCTCGGCCCTGGTCCGTGTCCCGATGTACAAGCCCGGCAAGACCGGCTCGGCGCGGGTCGAGGTCCGCTCCCTGGACTCGGGCGCGAACCCGTACCTGGCCTACGCCGTCCTCCTGGCCGCCGGCCTGAAGGGCATCGAGGAGGGCTACGAGCTCCCGCCGGGCGCCGAGGACGACGTGTGGGCCCTCTCCGACGCCGAGCGCCGCGCGATGGGCATCGAGCCGCTCCCGCAGAACCTGGGCGAGGCGCTGACCCTGATGGAACGCAGCGACCTGGTCGCCGAGACCCTCGGCGAACACGTCTTCGACTTCTTCCTGCGCAACAAGCGGCAGGAGTGGGAGGAGTACCGCAGCGAGGTCACGGCGTTCGAGCTGCGGAAGAACCTTCCGGCGCTGTAA
- a CDS encoding LacI family DNA-binding transcriptional regulator, protein MTTRLADIALQAGVSEATVSRVLNGKPGVAATTRQSVLAALDVLGYERPVRLRQRSEGLVGLITPELENPIFPALAQVIGQALTRQGYTPVLATQTPGGSTEDELTEMLVDRGVAGIIYVSGLHADTTADMQRYDRLRAQGVPYVLVDGFSPKVQAPFISPDDRAAMTLAVTHLASLGHTRIGLALGPKRFVPVQRKIEGFVRAMQDQLGLGAEAVESELVQHSLYTLEGGQAAATALIERDCTAVVCASDMMALGAIRAARQRGLDVPKDISVVGFDDSPLIAFTDPPLTTIRKPVPAMGQAAVRTLLEEIGGTPAPHSEFVFMPELVVRGSTASAPGDRGDRGRS, encoded by the coding sequence GTGACCACACGGCTTGCGGACATCGCTTTGCAGGCGGGGGTGAGCGAAGCGACCGTCAGCCGCGTCCTCAACGGGAAGCCGGGCGTCGCCGCCACCACCCGCCAGTCCGTGCTGGCCGCGCTCGACGTGCTGGGCTACGAACGCCCGGTGCGGCTGCGGCAGCGCAGCGAGGGCCTGGTCGGCCTGATCACCCCGGAGCTGGAGAACCCGATCTTCCCGGCCCTGGCGCAGGTCATCGGCCAGGCGCTGACGCGGCAGGGCTACACGCCGGTGCTGGCCACCCAGACCCCGGGCGGCTCGACCGAGGACGAGCTGACCGAGATGCTCGTGGACCGCGGCGTCGCCGGCATCATCTACGTCTCCGGGCTGCACGCGGACACCACCGCCGACATGCAGCGCTACGACCGGCTGCGCGCGCAGGGCGTGCCCTACGTCCTGGTCGACGGCTTCTCGCCGAAGGTGCAGGCGCCGTTCATCTCCCCCGACGACCGCGCCGCGATGACCCTGGCGGTCACGCACCTGGCGTCCCTGGGGCACACGCGGATCGGGCTGGCCCTGGGGCCGAAGCGGTTCGTGCCGGTGCAGCGCAAGATCGAGGGCTTCGTACGGGCCATGCAGGACCAGTTGGGCCTGGGCGCCGAGGCCGTCGAGTCGGAGCTGGTGCAGCACTCCCTGTACACGCTGGAGGGCGGGCAGGCCGCCGCCACCGCCCTGATCGAGCGGGACTGCACGGCCGTGGTGTGCGCCAGCGACATGATGGCGCTGGGCGCGATCCGGGCGGCGCGGCAGCGCGGCCTGGACGTCCCGAAGGACATCTCCGTGGTCGGCTTCGACGACTCCCCGCTGATCGCCTTCACGGACCCGCCGCTGACCACGATCCGCAAGCCGGTCCCGGCGATGGGCCAGGCGGCGGTGCGCACGCTGCTGGAGGAGATCGGCGGGACGCCCGCTCCGCACAGCGAGTTCGTGTTCATGCCGGAACTGGTGGTGCGCGGTTCGACCGCTTCGGCACCCGGGGACCGCGGGGACCGCGGACGCTCCTGA
- a CDS encoding pyridoxamine 5'-phosphate oxidase family protein, translating to MTTLHPRTRLDRRYSDKTATATDWQEAEARLAAAELFWISTVRPDGRPHVTPLPAVWSGGALHFCTGPEERKARNLAENPHVVLTTGTNTWNRGYDLVVEGEATRVTDDGRLRELAAAWEAKYGGFWHFEVREGHFHHGAGRAAVYSVAPETVFGFGKGEPFSQTRWRFT from the coding sequence ATGACCACCCTGCACCCGCGGACCCGCCTGGACCGCCGCTACAGCGACAAGACGGCCACCGCGACCGACTGGCAGGAGGCCGAGGCGCGGCTCGCGGCGGCCGAGCTGTTCTGGATCTCGACGGTACGGCCGGACGGCCGCCCGCACGTCACCCCGCTGCCCGCGGTCTGGTCGGGCGGCGCCCTGCACTTCTGCACGGGCCCGGAGGAACGCAAGGCGAGGAACCTCGCGGAGAACCCGCACGTCGTGCTGACCACCGGCACGAACACCTGGAACCGGGGCTACGACCTGGTGGTGGAGGGCGAGGCGACCCGCGTGACCGACGACGGGCGGCTACGCGAACTGGCCGCGGCGTGGGAGGCCAAGTACGGCGGTTTCTGGCACTTCGAGGTACGGGAGGGCCATTTCCACCACGGCGCGGGTCGAGCGGCCGTCTACTCGGTGGCGCCGGAGACCGTCTTCGGCTTCGGTAAGGGGGAGCCGTTCAGCCAGACGCGGTGGCGGTTCACCTGA
- a CDS encoding globin domain-containing protein translates to MLSEQSATTVRATLPAVGAALGTITERFYVGLFAARPELLRDLFNRGNQASGTQRQALAGSMAAFAAHLLDHPEQRPDAMLHRIAHKHASLGVTPEQYGIVHEHLFAAIADVLGDAVTPEVAAAWDEVYWLMANALIAVEKRLGEERGGPVWRPWEVVERVAETPDVATFRLRPADGGPVREFLAGQYVSVRVALPDGARQIRQYSLSGAPGPALRQISVKRVRGGGTPDGEVSNHLHARVRVSDVLQLSEPYGDLVLDAGPDTPLLLASAGIGITPITAMLAHLADSGHRAPVTVVHGDRSPATHALRTDHETYAAKLPDSVVHLWYEQDAPSGARSGLVDLTGVPLAPGTRAYLCGPLPFMRAVRSRLIAGGVAPADIHYEVFGPDLWLAGQA, encoded by the coding sequence ATGCTGTCCGAGCAGTCCGCCACCACCGTCCGCGCCACCCTCCCCGCCGTCGGCGCGGCCCTCGGCACGATCACCGAGCGCTTCTACGTCGGACTGTTCGCGGCCCGTCCCGAACTGCTGCGCGACCTGTTCAACCGGGGCAACCAGGCCTCCGGCACCCAGCGGCAGGCGCTCGCCGGTTCCATGGCCGCCTTCGCCGCGCACCTGCTGGACCATCCGGAGCAGCGGCCGGACGCGATGCTGCACCGCATCGCCCACAAGCACGCCTCGCTCGGCGTCACGCCCGAGCAGTACGGCATCGTCCACGAGCACCTGTTCGCCGCCATCGCCGACGTGCTGGGTGACGCCGTCACCCCCGAGGTCGCCGCCGCCTGGGACGAGGTCTACTGGCTGATGGCGAACGCCCTGATCGCCGTCGAGAAGCGGCTCGGCGAGGAGCGCGGCGGTCCCGTCTGGCGGCCCTGGGAGGTCGTCGAGCGGGTCGCCGAGACCCCGGACGTCGCCACGTTCCGGCTGCGGCCCGCCGACGGCGGTCCGGTGCGGGAGTTCCTCGCAGGCCAGTACGTCTCCGTCCGCGTCGCCCTCCCGGACGGCGCCCGCCAGATACGGCAGTACAGCCTCTCCGGGGCACCCGGCCCGGCCCTGAGGCAGATCAGCGTCAAACGCGTGCGGGGCGGCGGCACCCCCGACGGCGAGGTCTCGAACCACCTCCACGCGCGCGTGCGGGTGAGCGACGTCCTTCAGCTGTCCGAGCCGTACGGCGACCTCGTCCTGGACGCCGGCCCCGACACGCCCCTGCTGCTGGCCTCGGCGGGCATCGGCATCACCCCGATCACCGCGATGCTGGCCCACCTCGCCGACTCGGGCCACCGCGCCCCGGTCACCGTCGTCCACGGCGACCGCTCACCCGCCACACACGCCCTGCGCACCGACCACGAGACCTACGCCGCCAAGCTGCCGGACTCGGTCGTCCACCTCTGGTACGAGCAGGACGCCCCCTCCGGGGCCCGCTCCGGCCTGGTCGACCTCACCGGTGTCCCGCTCGCCCCGGGCACGCGCGCGTACCTGTGCGGCCCGCTGCCCTTCATGCGCGCGGTCCGGTCACGGCTGATCGCCGGGGGCGTGGCACCGGCCGACATCCACTACGAGGTCTTCGGCCCGGACCTCTGGCTGGCGGGACAGGCCTGA
- a CDS encoding Rrf2 family transcriptional regulator, with translation MRLLRSTDLALRVLMRLAVAGESSPTTRGVAEGMGVPYTHLAKVVAELQHMGLLAARRGRGGGLTLTERGRTASVGAVVRAFEGAGDVVDCEGPVPCPLNSACRLRGALRRAQEAFFASLDPVTVADIVAEPTGALLLGIARQPGPPPS, from the coding sequence ATGCGGCTGCTGCGCTCCACCGACCTGGCCCTGCGGGTCCTGATGCGGCTCGCCGTCGCGGGCGAGTCGAGTCCGACGACCCGGGGCGTCGCCGAGGGCATGGGCGTGCCCTACACCCACCTGGCGAAGGTGGTCGCCGAGCTCCAGCACATGGGCCTGCTCGCGGCCCGGCGCGGCCGCGGCGGCGGCCTCACCCTCACCGAGCGGGGCCGGACGGCCTCGGTGGGCGCCGTGGTCCGCGCCTTCGAGGGTGCCGGCGACGTCGTCGACTGCGAGGGTCCCGTCCCCTGCCCCCTGAACTCCGCCTGCCGGCTGCGCGGCGCCCTGCGCCGGGCCCAGGAGGCGTTCTTCGCCTCCCTGGACCCGGTCACGGTGGCGGACATCGTGGCGGAGCCGACCGGTGCGCTGCTGCTGGGGATCGCGCGGCAGCCCGGCCCCCCGCCCTCCTGA
- a CDS encoding DUF3105 domain-containing protein, producing the protein MGSAKKSSTARKARIEEMRRAEQARERRNRILTIAASVVIVGGLVAGGVVLVRSQDDKGSDTAASDSSGKGKFVTGKDGVKTWEGKLSRNHVTKAVKYASEPPVGGDHNQVWMNCNGDVYTKEINNTNAVHSLEHGAVWVTYNADAKKSDVDALAAKVKKTPYTLMSPLDDQKDPIMLSAWGHQRTVTGADDPNVDKFFEKFVQGEQTPEPGAACTNGLSQ; encoded by the coding sequence ATGGGCTCGGCCAAGAAGAGCAGCACGGCACGCAAGGCGCGAATAGAGGAGATGCGGCGCGCCGAGCAGGCCCGTGAGCGCCGCAACCGGATCCTCACCATCGCGGCCAGCGTCGTGATCGTCGGTGGCCTGGTCGCCGGCGGCGTCGTGCTCGTGCGGTCCCAGGACGACAAGGGCAGTGACACCGCGGCGAGTGACTCCTCGGGCAAGGGCAAGTTCGTCACCGGCAAGGACGGCGTGAAGACCTGGGAGGGCAAGCTCTCCCGCAACCACGTCACCAAGGCCGTGAAGTACGCCTCCGAGCCGCCGGTCGGCGGCGACCACAACCAGGTGTGGATGAACTGCAACGGCGACGTCTACACCAAGGAGATCAACAACACCAACGCCGTGCACTCGCTGGAGCACGGCGCGGTGTGGGTGACGTACAACGCCGACGCGAAGAAGTCCGACGTCGACGCGCTCGCGGCGAAGGTGAAGAAGACGCCGTACACGCTGATGAGCCCGCTGGACGACCAGAAGGACCCGATCATGCTCTCGGCGTGGGGCCACCAGCGCACGGTGACGGGCGCCGACGACCCGAACGTCGACAAGTTCTTCGAGAAGTTCGTCCAGGGCGAGCAGACGCCCGAGCCGGGTGCCGCCTGCACGAACGGGCTGTCGCAGTGA
- a CDS encoding DUF305 domain-containing protein — protein sequence MRHVALIAGAAAAALVAAGAITYAVAGDDGGTTTPSAESADAGFARDMAVHHQQAVEMSYIVRDRTKDEEVRRLAYDIAQTQANQRGMMLGWLDLWGLPKVSSEPPMTWMGMGDMASGKDGALMPGMATNTEMKKLGELSGKQAEVYYLQLMTDHHKGGIHMAEGCVRKCRVGVEKRLAQGMVDAQQSEIGLMTDLLKARGAAPRS from the coding sequence GTGAGGCACGTGGCTCTGATCGCCGGGGCCGCGGCGGCGGCGCTCGTCGCGGCCGGCGCGATCACCTACGCCGTCGCCGGGGACGACGGCGGCACCACGACCCCCTCCGCCGAGTCCGCCGACGCCGGGTTCGCGCGGGACATGGCGGTGCACCACCAGCAGGCCGTGGAGATGTCGTACATCGTGCGCGACCGCACGAAGGACGAGGAGGTGCGGCGCCTCGCGTACGACATCGCGCAGACGCAGGCCAACCAGCGCGGCATGATGCTGGGCTGGCTCGACCTGTGGGGCCTGCCCAAGGTGTCCTCCGAACCGCCGATGACCTGGATGGGCATGGGCGACATGGCCTCCGGCAAGGACGGCGCGCTGATGCCGGGCATGGCGACCAACACCGAGATGAAGAAGCTCGGCGAGCTCAGCGGGAAGCAGGCGGAGGTCTACTACCTCCAGTTGATGACGGACCATCACAAGGGCGGCATCCACATGGCCGAGGGCTGCGTGCGGAAGTGCCGGGTCGGCGTGGAGAAGCGGCTCGCGCAGGGCATGGTGGACGCGCAGCAGTCGGAGATCGGCCTGATGACAGACCTGCTCAAGGCCCGGGGCGCCGCGCCGCGTTCCTAG